One segment of Proteus appendicitidis DNA contains the following:
- a CDS encoding D-hexose-6-phosphate mutarotase yields MNEKIFSLPIIEQISPYLSRRQLGELPILVISHPKVRAAISLQGAHLIAWQPAQEHPVFWVSEASLFTPGVAIRGGIPICWPWFASAGTPSHGFARILPWEFSAHTEQEDGVLITMTLKESQQTQKYWPHEFTVIARFKLGATCEVELESYGDYEATAALHSYFNVSDIDNVSVTGLGGHYIDTVADKEVYTDETSLRFNGRTDRLYTEPDDFNLIHDDGWDRTIEVHHYHHSDVVCWNPGAELASSMKDMSAGGYRKMACVETARIHRPLKPDNVHPGRLSLVVRVRKNIAEK; encoded by the coding sequence ATGAATGAGAAAATTTTTTCTTTGCCGATTATTGAACAAATATCACCTTACTTAAGTCGTCGGCAATTAGGTGAACTTCCTATCCTTGTTATTTCGCATCCTAAAGTACGCGCAGCTATCAGCCTTCAAGGCGCACATTTAATTGCTTGGCAACCCGCGCAAGAGCATCCTGTATTTTGGGTAAGCGAAGCCTCTCTCTTCACTCCTGGTGTTGCCATTCGTGGCGGTATTCCTATTTGCTGGCCTTGGTTTGCTTCAGCGGGTACACCAAGCCATGGATTTGCGCGAATTCTTCCTTGGGAATTTAGCGCCCATACAGAGCAAGAAGACGGCGTGCTCATTACCATGACACTAAAAGAGAGCCAACAGACACAAAAATATTGGCCTCATGAGTTTACTGTTATTGCACGCTTTAAATTAGGCGCAACCTGTGAGGTTGAATTAGAATCTTACGGTGATTATGAAGCGACGGCTGCCCTCCACTCTTATTTTAATGTGAGTGATATTGATAATGTCTCTGTAACCGGCTTAGGAGGCCACTACATTGACACAGTGGCAGATAAAGAGGTTTACACTGATGAAACCTCATTACGCTTCAATGGACGCACTGATAGGCTTTATACAGAGCCTGACGATTTTAATCTTATTCATGATGATGGCTGGGATCGCACCATTGAGGTTCATCATTACCATCATAGTGATGTGGTATGTTGGAACCCCGGCGCAGAGCTTGCAAGTTCAATGAAAGATATGAGCGCAGGTGGTTATCGTAAAATGGCTTGCGTAGAAACCGCTCGTATCCACCGACCACTAAAACCAGATAATGTTCATCCCGGTCGCTTATCTCTGGTCGTTCGTGTTCGTAAAAATATTGCCGAAAAATAA
- a CDS encoding YeaC family protein: MEVNELISMVTPEIYQRISTAVELGKWPDGVALTDEQKEHCMQIVLLWQAKNNHTPEHMTVGTNGQITMKSKQELKAQFQSERLATLTPIDDE, from the coding sequence ATGGAAGTTAATGAACTTATTTCGATGGTGACCCCTGAAATTTACCAGCGTATATCAACGGCAGTTGAACTAGGCAAATGGCCTGATGGCGTTGCATTGACTGATGAGCAAAAAGAACATTGCATGCAGATTGTTTTATTATGGCAGGCGAAAAATAACCACACACCTGAGCATATGACAGTAGGCACTAATGGACAAATTACCATGAAGAGCAAACAAGAATTAAAAGCTCAGTTTCAATCTGAACGTCTAGCAACGTTAACGCCAATCGATGATGAATAA
- the hypF gene encoding carbamoyltransferase HypF, with the protein MSNGIALRVKGKVQGVGFRPFVWQLAHRFGLLGQVSNDSLGVLVHLMPSPKNALFIEALKAECPPLARIERIEESPYQWEQLPTDFIIVKSGGGEMDTQVVPDATTCQACIDELFDPQNRRYHYPFINCTHCGPRFTIIKKMPYDRPFTSMSEFPFCPECKHEYEDPADRRFHAQPNACPICGPHIWLADNQGKALATKELALTQACEALLAGKIVAVKGIGGFHLVCDARNNESVALLRERKYRPAKPLAVMITGIDQIKADEQDPDFLPTAIQTLQSTAAPIVLVPKTVAPKLAELIAPGLTEIGVMLPANPLQHLLARGTNIPLVMTSGNASGHTPALSNEDALMQLRDIADLFLMHNREIIQRADDSLVRIEGKQSIMIRRSRGYVPDAISLPDDFEAQPSVFAMGGDLKNVFCLLRQHQAIMGPHLGDLDDLSVRQQLVKSLTLFQQIYRFTPKAIAIDAHPNYISHQLGKQFAQEQNIPVIEVSHHHAHIVSCLAEHGHTHQQGAVVGIALDGLGYGQDGNLWGGECLLVDYQKSKRIGGLPAVAMPGGDLASIQPWRNWFAHLATFSKDWQGSVIAQIIPRHDLQILSKAVERGLNSPKASSCGRFFDAVSASLGLAPKEISWEGEAACYLQTAALQCHQDKKTEIIKQYGHLMPVKNNLLDLSVFWTQWEGVDLNVSEKAWLFHYLLAESLSEIALQCADEHQIDTIVLTGGVLNNTLLKQLFKKKLNNKKVLIPMMLPAGDGGIALGQALIATHLMQK; encoded by the coding sequence ATGAGTAACGGCATTGCATTGCGTGTGAAAGGAAAGGTTCAAGGCGTTGGCTTTCGCCCATTTGTTTGGCAATTAGCCCATCGTTTTGGTTTATTAGGGCAAGTGAGCAATGATAGTTTGGGGGTATTAGTACATTTAATGCCTTCACCTAAAAATGCACTCTTTATCGAAGCATTAAAAGCAGAATGCCCACCATTAGCACGCATTGAACGTATAGAAGAATCACCTTATCAATGGGAACAGCTACCTACTGATTTTATTATTGTAAAAAGTGGTGGTGGCGAAATGGATACACAAGTTGTTCCTGATGCCACAACCTGCCAAGCCTGTATTGATGAATTATTTGATCCACAAAATCGTCGTTATCATTATCCTTTTATTAACTGCACCCATTGCGGTCCTCGTTTTACTATCATAAAAAAAATGCCTTATGACAGGCCTTTTACTTCAATGTCTGAATTTCCATTCTGCCCTGAATGTAAACATGAATATGAAGATCCCGCAGATAGACGATTTCATGCTCAGCCTAATGCCTGTCCTATATGTGGACCTCATATCTGGCTTGCCGATAATCAGGGTAAAGCGTTAGCAACAAAAGAGCTTGCATTAACTCAAGCTTGTGAAGCATTACTTGCTGGAAAAATTGTTGCAGTTAAAGGTATTGGTGGTTTTCATTTAGTGTGTGATGCACGTAATAATGAGAGCGTTGCATTATTACGCGAACGTAAGTACCGACCCGCGAAGCCATTAGCTGTGATGATCACAGGAATCGATCAAATTAAAGCAGATGAGCAAGATCCAGATTTTCTTCCAACAGCTATTCAAACATTGCAAAGCACTGCTGCCCCAATTGTATTAGTCCCTAAAACCGTTGCCCCTAAACTTGCAGAGCTTATTGCGCCGGGATTAACTGAGATTGGTGTTATGTTACCCGCCAATCCATTGCAACATTTATTAGCACGAGGTACGAATATTCCTCTTGTTATGACATCAGGAAATGCATCAGGTCATACACCCGCATTAAGTAACGAAGATGCTTTAATGCAACTGAGAGATATTGCAGATTTATTCTTAATGCATAATAGAGAAATCATACAAAGGGCAGATGACTCATTAGTTCGTATTGAGGGCAAACAGAGCATTATGATCAGACGCTCTCGTGGTTATGTCCCAGATGCGATTTCATTACCTGATGATTTTGAGGCGCAACCCTCAGTGTTTGCTATGGGGGGCGATCTTAAAAATGTATTTTGCTTATTACGCCAGCATCAAGCCATTATGGGACCACATTTAGGTGATCTTGATGATTTAAGCGTACGACAACAGTTGGTAAAATCGTTGACTCTTTTCCAGCAGATTTATCGTTTCACTCCTAAAGCCATAGCAATAGATGCGCATCCTAACTACATCAGTCATCAATTGGGTAAGCAGTTTGCTCAAGAGCAAAATATTCCTGTTATTGAAGTCTCTCATCACCATGCACATATTGTTTCTTGCCTTGCTGAACATGGTCATACACATCAACAAGGTGCGGTTGTTGGTATTGCTCTTGATGGGTTAGGTTATGGGCAAGATGGGAATTTATGGGGTGGGGAATGTTTGCTGGTGGATTATCAGAAATCAAAACGGATTGGGGGGCTTCCTGCGGTTGCTATGCCCGGAGGTGATCTTGCCTCTATTCAACCTTGGCGAAACTGGTTCGCACATTTAGCTACTTTTTCTAAAGATTGGCAAGGTAGTGTTATTGCCCAAATTATACCTCGTCATGATCTGCAAATATTGAGTAAGGCAGTAGAACGTGGTTTAAATTCGCCTAAAGCTTCTTCTTGTGGGCGGTTTTTTGATGCAGTTTCAGCATCATTAGGATTAGCGCCTAAAGAAATAAGTTGGGAAGGTGAGGCTGCATGTTACTTACAAACAGCTGCATTACAGTGTCACCAAGATAAAAAAACAGAAATCATTAAGCAATATGGGCATTTGATGCCTGTAAAAAATAACTTGCTTGATCTATCTGTTTTTTGGACGCAATGGGAAGGTGTTGATCTTAATGTCAGTGAAAAAGCGTGGTTATTTCATTATTTATTAGCTGAAAGTTTAAGCGAAATTGCATTGCAATGTGCGGATGAACATCAGATTGATACCATTGTACTTACGGGGGGAGTGTTAAATAACACGCTACTCAAACAGCTGTTTAAGAAAAAATTAAACAATAAAAAAGTATTAATACCTATGATGTTACCTGCTGGTGATGGCGGTATTGCATTAGGACAAGCACTGATTGCTACACATTTAATGCAAAAATAG
- the msrB gene encoding peptide-methionine (R)-S-oxide reductase MsrB — MADNEKKVNISSNNNHLDLSTLNEMQRYVTQQQGTEPPFSGKLLHNRQTGIYHCLCCSAPLFYSETKFDAGCGWPSFYQPVSDNTIRYIDDFSHNMKRTEIRCQQCDAHLGHVFNDGPAPTGERYCVNSASLSFTNSETGEKQAG, encoded by the coding sequence ATGGCAGATAATGAAAAGAAAGTGAATATTTCAAGTAATAACAATCACCTTGATTTATCAACACTCAACGAAATGCAACGTTATGTGACGCAACAGCAAGGTACAGAACCTCCGTTTAGTGGTAAATTATTACACAATCGTCAAACAGGGATTTATCACTGTTTGTGTTGTTCTGCTCCTCTGTTTTATTCAGAAACAAAATTTGATGCAGGATGTGGTTGGCCAAGCTTTTATCAACCTGTTAGTGATAATACGATTCGCTATATTGATGATTTTTCTCATAATATGAAAAGAACTGAAATCCGTTGTCAGCAATGTGATGCACATTTAGGGCATGTTTTTAATGATGGCCCAGCTCCAACAGGGGAGCGTTATTGTGTTAATTCAGCCTCTCTTTCATTTACGAATAGTGAAACAGGCGAAAAACAAGCCGGTTAA
- the alr gene encoding alanine racemase translates to MSRPTKVTINLDALSHNLSVIKERVKGSKVWSVVKADAYGHGLSCVWPALSHTDGFALIELDKAIMLREQGWVGPILLLEGFFKPEDVYLLERYSLTTTVHSDWQFDAIEKAQLERPINIYLKLNSGMNRLGYRPDAYQQAINRAKSINNIGFIIQMSHFANADTGLNMNAQKAVINQTMVSELPRCLANSAATLFDPETYQDWVRPGIILYGVSPSGVWQDIADFNLQPVMTFNSEILAIQQVKKGEQIGYGSRYTAERDMRIGVVACGYADGYPRHAPDGTPVMVNGHKTQLVGRISMDMLTIDVTDFPDVNYGSPVELWGEELPVDDVATACGTIGYELLCAIAPRVTVEVMINLPNSTFSDLNESC, encoded by the coding sequence ATGTCCAGACCCACAAAAGTAACTATTAACCTCGATGCATTAAGCCATAATCTGTCTGTTATTAAAGAGAGAGTCAAAGGCAGCAAAGTGTGGTCTGTTGTAAAAGCAGATGCTTATGGGCATGGATTATCCTGTGTTTGGCCGGCATTAAGTCATACTGATGGCTTTGCATTAATTGAGTTAGATAAAGCCATCATGTTAAGAGAGCAAGGATGGGTTGGCCCCATCCTTTTACTCGAAGGTTTTTTTAAACCAGAAGATGTCTATTTACTCGAACGTTATTCACTGACCACCACAGTGCATTCAGATTGGCAATTTGATGCTATAGAAAAAGCCCAATTAGAAAGACCTATCAATATTTATCTTAAGCTTAATAGTGGAATGAACCGTTTAGGTTATCGTCCTGATGCTTATCAACAAGCGATTAATCGTGCGAAAAGTATCAATAACATTGGGTTTATTATTCAAATGTCGCATTTTGCTAATGCAGATACTGGGTTGAACATGAATGCACAAAAGGCTGTCATTAATCAGACAATGGTAAGTGAATTGCCTCGGTGTTTGGCAAATTCAGCCGCAACGTTATTTGATCCTGAAACTTATCAAGATTGGGTACGCCCAGGCATTATTTTATATGGCGTTTCGCCTTCGGGTGTTTGGCAAGATATTGCTGATTTCAATTTACAACCCGTAATGACATTTAATAGTGAAATATTAGCCATTCAACAAGTCAAAAAAGGCGAGCAGATTGGTTATGGTAGCCGATATACCGCTGAGCGAGATATGCGGATCGGTGTTGTTGCCTGTGGTTATGCTGATGGCTATCCAAGACATGCACCAGACGGTACACCTGTGATGGTTAATGGGCATAAAACACAATTGGTTGGGCGTATTTCTATGGATATGCTAACCATTGATGTGACCGATTTTCCTGATGTTAATTACGGTAGTCCGGTTGAATTATGGGGAGAAGAACTCCCGGTTGATGATGTTGCAACCGCATGTGGCACTATTGGTTACGAATTACTGTGTGCAATAGCACCAAGAGTTACTGTCGAAGTGATGATAAATTTACCTAATTCCACTTTTTCTGATCTAAATGAAAGTTGTTGA
- the gapA gene encoding glyceraldehyde-3-phosphate dehydrogenase, whose amino-acid sequence MTIKVGINGFGRIGRIVFRAAQERSDIEIVGINDLLDADYMAYMLKYDSTHGRFNGTVEVKDGHLVVNGKTIRVTSERDPANLKWNEVGADVVAEATGLFLTDETARKHIQAGAKKVVLTGPSKDSTPMFVMGVNHKSYAGQDIVSNASCTTNCLAPLAKVINDNFGIVEGLMTTVHATTATQRTVDGPSAKDWRGGRGASQNIIPSSTGAAKAVGKVIPELNGKLTGMSFRVPTPNVSVVDLTARLEKPATYAQICDAIKAAAEGELKGVLGYTEDAVVSTDFNGEVLTSVFDAKAGIALNDNFVKLVAWYDNEVGYSNKVLDLISHISK is encoded by the coding sequence ATGACTATCAAAGTAGGTATTAATGGTTTTGGTCGTATCGGCCGCATCGTTTTCCGTGCTGCTCAAGAACGTTCAGATATCGAAATCGTAGGTATTAACGATCTGTTAGACGCAGACTACATGGCATACATGCTGAAATACGATTCAACTCATGGCCGTTTCAACGGTACTGTTGAAGTAAAAGATGGCCACCTCGTTGTTAATGGTAAAACCATCCGCGTAACTTCAGAAAGAGATCCAGCAAATCTGAAATGGAACGAAGTCGGTGCTGACGTTGTTGCAGAAGCAACTGGTCTGTTCTTAACAGACGAAACTGCTCGTAAACACATCCAAGCTGGTGCGAAAAAAGTTGTTCTGACTGGTCCTTCAAAAGACAGCACCCCAATGTTCGTTATGGGCGTAAACCATAAATCATACGCAGGTCAAGATATCGTTTCTAACGCATCTTGTACTACTAACTGCTTAGCGCCTTTAGCTAAAGTTATCAACGACAACTTCGGTATCGTTGAAGGTCTGATGACTACTGTTCACGCAACAACTGCAACTCAACGTACTGTTGATGGTCCATCTGCAAAAGACTGGCGTGGTGGTCGTGGTGCTTCTCAAAACATCATCCCATCATCAACTGGTGCTGCTAAAGCTGTAGGTAAAGTTATCCCTGAACTGAACGGCAAACTGACTGGTATGTCTTTCCGTGTTCCTACTCCTAACGTTTCTGTTGTTGACCTGACTGCACGTCTGGAAAAACCAGCAACTTACGCTCAAATCTGTGACGCTATCAAAGCAGCAGCTGAAGGCGAACTGAAAGGCGTTCTGGGCTACACTGAAGATGCAGTTGTTTCAACTGACTTCAACGGCGAAGTTCTGACTTCAGTATTTGATGCTAAAGCAGGTATCGCACTGAACGACAACTTTGTTAAATTAGTTGCTTGGTACGATAACGAAGTTGGTTATTCAAACAAAGTTCTGGATCTGATTTCTCATATCTCTAAATAA
- a CDS encoding MipA/OmpV family protein codes for MSNKKIIISLAVIAGLSTPAAFAGEWSIGGSVLAQVTPYKGAKSKDYLLPVPQVNYQSENFYFATLAAGYYLWNTPKDKLSVDLHYYPQAFKPSDSDDEQMKKLNRRRDTMMGGFTYKHHESWGSLRAIVSGDMLGKSNGIIADAAYLYPFEFGNWSLQPGAGIVWENKKQNRYAYGISHAESQRSGLAEYTPNDSWRPYVELSANYKFAKNWNFFAMGRVDHLPSEVKDSPMVNKSVTAIVWTGVTYTF; via the coding sequence GTGAGTAATAAGAAGATTATCATTTCTTTGGCCGTTATTGCAGGATTAAGCACGCCAGCAGCATTTGCTGGAGAATGGTCAATTGGTGGTTCGGTTTTAGCACAAGTCACTCCTTATAAAGGAGCGAAATCAAAAGATTATTTATTACCAGTACCACAAGTTAACTATCAATCAGAAAATTTCTATTTCGCAACGTTAGCAGCGGGATATTACCTGTGGAATACACCGAAAGATAAACTTTCAGTTGATTTACACTACTATCCACAAGCCTTTAAACCAAGCGATAGTGACGATGAACAAATGAAAAAACTGAATCGTCGCCGTGACACAATGATGGGTGGCTTTACTTATAAACACCACGAATCATGGGGTAGCTTAAGAGCGATCGTTTCTGGTGATATGCTAGGCAAAAGTAACGGTATTATCGCTGACGCCGCTTATTTATATCCTTTCGAATTTGGTAATTGGTCTTTACAACCAGGTGCAGGTATTGTTTGGGAAAACAAAAAACAAAACCGTTATGCTTATGGAATTAGCCATGCAGAATCACAACGCAGTGGTTTAGCAGAATATACGCCAAATGATAGCTGGAGACCGTATGTAGAGCTATCAGCGAACTATAAGTTTGCTAAAAACTGGAATTTCTTTGCGATGGGACGAGTTGACCATTTGCCAAGTGAAGTGAAAGACAGCCCAATGGTAAATAAATCTGTTACTGCGATTGTGTGGACAGGTGTGACTTACACATTCTAA